ACGAGGGTTTTAATTATGAAATAAATCACCAGGCGGCTTAAAGGACACTGGAAAACATGCAGGAAAACATTAGCTTACGTTTTGTGTTCATTACCCATGATGCAGCAGGTGCTGACTGCGCTAGGTGCACTTGTTTTTCCCAGGATCTGGTCCAGTTACCTCCCCAGTAGGAGGTCGTAAATATGCAGTGTCGCCTCTTGCCTGCTTGACGGCCTCTGATCCACACACCTGTGACCCCGCTGGGCCGAAGCCGAAGCCCGATTCCTAATCACCGTCATCGTTCCTGAGGCTAATTACCCGCGCTGTTCCCTCGTTAATAATAGATTAGTGTTTGTACTGGAAGGCGTCTGCACATGTGGTCTTTCTGAACGGCAGGCGAGTTACAAGCTACCACGGTGATATTACAGTCAGAGCTGTCAGCGGGGGTCTGTCTGTAATGCTGCGTATGAATTAAATTACCCCAGTAAACAGGTTCATTTTACGTTATATTTCATTATCCCCTGTTGAGGGTAAGTGAGATGCGGGATTATACTGCATATGAATTCCGAGACGCTTCATACTGTTGATTACTTGCCGATTGTGATATTTCATGCCACTATGCCTGGTGTTTAGGTGCTGATATCTCACGCCTCCGTGCTGCATTTCCTGCAATTTTCACCGTATTTGTGCCGTAATGTACCAGATGGTGTTCGGGGTCATGGTGAGGCACAGCCCttctgagtgggggggggcttttctgGGCTAGCCGACCAGGGATCCGGTTACTGACGTGGTGacttggggtgggggaggggctgaggcggaggggtggggggttgggctCTCGCTGCTTGTCACTTGTTTGTTCTAGAGTCAGTATTTGTCATGGGAAGCAGAAACCTCAGCTAACCCACACACAGCACTGGGGCCTGTCAGACCCCCCATGGACGTTACCATGGTTACCTGAGCTATAACAACGGCATGCAAGCGTATAACGTACTATCAGCCTAATTCATACACTGATCACCCCCCTGCAAGAAATGCCAGGATCTCAAACAGCCACAAGcatgaaaatgtataaaaaattaaaaattcatcCGCTACTAAGGGGGCCGCGTGTTCATGTCTGCaggggtctgtctgtctgctgctgGGAATCTGCCACGATACGTGAACAGGCAGCGGTGCTGGACGTTTGGCTGTTTTTATGTCGGCGAAGAGCCGCCATGTGTGTCTGTTTACTGAATAACAAACAGCAGCCCTGGAAATGAGGGTGTAATAATGTGGCCGTCAGGCTGCTCAGTCTGTGTGTCTTTAGTGAGGAATCAGCTGCTGGATAATGTGCCGCTATGAATGATGCTGCTAGCGCGTCGCTTAGCAGCCGCGCATCGCTTAGCAGCCGCGCATCAGCAGCCGCGCATCAGCAGCACAGGCTGCTCACGCCGCCCTGCGCCCTTACGGCCCGCAGAAGGGCCCTCCGTCTTCCGGGAGTCCATCACAGTGTGCACTGCAGGGCTGTgtgcgctgggggggggggggaggtccaTCACCCACCCGAACGAGAGTCCAGCTTTTTCGGATCCCTAGGATCCTGTGCCCTATGATGTCACCCTTcacaataaccccccccccccagctcctacAGTGTGGGTCTCTTTTTAATCCAGAGATGGTGTGCATTACTGTGTGGCCTTTCCTGGATAAAATGGGCAGCTTCACCCCCCCTTTATGTTTGGTTCTTATAAACTGGGATGGCTGCCCCCGCCTTCTTAAAAAAATGCGCGTCACTTTGAATTAAAGCGCCTATCAaatgaatgtaatgtaatgtaatgtaatgttttgtCTGTAACAAACTTTGTCTAAGTAGAAACTCCAAAACAATATTAGCAAACTCTTGAGAGAGGATTTTCTCTTTTATACATTCAGCTTGGAACCCGAAGGTCATTCCCAGGGAGAATGACTCTGAAACCTTTTTGAATGGCTGTTGATGGACATTCATATTTAAGCCCTGGGTGTTGAAGGCGGTTCTCCTCGTGTGATATGTTCCTGTAATGTAATGAGGCGGTGGCTGTGAGTTGGCtcaggcgccccctgctggctaaCCCATGAAGCACATCATTTAGCATTTACAGCTGGGACGCTTTACTCGCTCCCAGGCAGAAGGCTGCTGCTCCCTTAAATCACTCCGCCGCTGTTCTATGGCAGTTCCTTATCAGCTGTCTCGTTTAATTTCCTGACGCTCATATAGACTCTTCCGCTGTTTGCCCCCCCAGACAATAGTAGCAGTTCCGGCCCGGTGTTCGAGGAGCAGCCTGCGGACACCATCTACCCAGAGGAGTCTTCAGAGGGACAGCTCCTGCTGCACTGCCGCGCCCGTGCCAGCCCTCCTGCTGCCTACAAGTAAGCAGGCTCCGGCTCGAACCCGGAGCCCCAACCCCGCCTCCCACGTCTCTTCACGCTGTgaggcatgtgtgtgtgtgtgtgagtaaaCTGGCATCGTAGCCTGCAGCGCCGTGTGCCACCACTCTGAAAGCAGCTGCAGAGCTGAGTTTGCTGGGGCTTTGTGCTTGGCCCAGTGACCCGAATGGGTCCAAAAGGATAGGCAGCACTGGTGTGGCGTGACCCAGCGGAACGATTATGTAGCTGTGAGGCTTTAAGGGCTGACCAGCCTGCTCTTCCTGAGCTGGCACCCAATACCAGCGCCCAGGGAGGAGCACCCCCCGGTTCCTGCCTCCCGTTCCTGCCCCCAGCTCCTGCTTCTGCTTCCTGTCCCCCGTTCCTGCCCCCAGTTCCTGCCCCCGTTCCTGCCCCTGCTTCCTGCCCCCGGTTTCTGCTTCTGCTTCCTGCCCCCGGTTCCTGCCCCTGCTTCTTGTCTGCGGTTCCGGCCCCTGCTCCTTGTCTGCCGTTCCTGCCCTTTGTTCCAGCCCctgcctcctgctcctgcttctAGCCCCCAATATCTGCCTCTGGTTCCTGCCTCCAGTTCCAGCCCCTGGTTCCAAGCTTCCTGGATATCAATTTGCTGGAGGCGTGTTGCTCCTTGAAAGCTGGCCCCCATCTCCCCAGTTCATGTTGGGTAACTAAGGGCTCTTTGTAGTGCATCCAGTGAAAGTAAATACAGGCTGGGGGGGGACACTGGCCCAGCtccaccctccacccccccccccccgcactcaATGTGAGCCCGGCCGTGTTTCAGCCTTTTGTGCTCTGTGGATGCAGTCAAAGTGCAGATTCTGAAAGCAGCtcttagagcagtgtttcagTTCCATTGTAGGCCTTTTAAACATAGAGTTCTTAGGTGGACAGATCAGACAGAGCACAAGGATGTCAAACAGGATGTTGTTAGGGCTCAGTGCTGCAGGAATGTGTTGTGACTGGCACCATTTGCAAAGTCGCCAGTGGGCCACTCAGGTCACATGCTTCATGTGAGCTAACAGTGGAGGTGGTCTGCAAATGGCCCAGtcaagtcacatgacctggatGAGATCACAGCGGCGGTGGTCTGTGAGCTACCCAGTCAGGTCAAATGACCCAGTTCAGGTAACAGCAGGGGAGTTCTGTTACTGATCTGTGATTGGGCCAGGGCGAATCTCagtaccaagaacgcaaagactgtacttgtggtcttggcaagaccggtcttgcgaACCTGCCTTCCAAGAATGATCTCGCAAGATCATGAGGACAGAGGTCCAATTAAGGTAACTCCGATTAAGGTAATACAGTTATCCTTCACACTTTCTTCCTCTGCCATCGCAACAGtacgcaatgaatcatgggattgttctcatttggcaaggatgccccgatgcatccttgatatttgggggggAGCAAGACCAACgtggggatttttaccatcctctgatCTTGTGATCTTCTGCACTGGAAGAAGATGTAAGACGGGTACGCGAGAGCATAAGTACAGTCAAGTACACATTTTGAGATTCAGCCCCAGTCAGTTCAAGTGACCCAGATGAGGTCGCATAGGTGGTCTGCAGAGGTGGTCTGCAGAGGTGGTCTGCGAGTGGCTTCTGAGCATCACACATCTGCGTGTGACGTCAGGTGGCTGCTGAATGGCCAGGAGATCAAGCTGCTGGAGGAGCCAGATGAGCACTACAGCCTGGTGGGCGGGAGCCTACAGATCCGGCAGCCGGACCGCAGCCGGCACGCCGGCAATTACAAGTGCATGGCACTGAACGAGTACGGCAGCATCGTCAGCAGGGACGCCGTCGTGAGGTTCGGATGTGAGTACCACGTTCCGGGGGGGGGACCTGTAGGTACCTTATTAGCCCGCTTCTGTCTCtgatcagtggttctcaactgggAGGCTGCGGACCCACTAGGGGGCGTCAGCAAGCACCGAAGGGGGCCGTGTAATTTACTTGAAAAGCATACAAAAACGTACGACATGGCTATCGATTTATTTTCGAGATGACACAATACCCTTTATATAGATATACTCTTGTGCCTTTAAATTAGGCTCttaaagatttttaatagaAACCAATATTATTACTTCCTGGTTGTACACGAGAGCTTCGGTCGTGACGTtacacagaatcccagaattcacagagAAAATTAGATCAATCAGTTAGCAGCGTCTCACAGGGAAGCTGACGGGGGGAAAGGCCAGGAATCATTGGTACGAggttaattttgttttaaaacattattaaaaGTATCATaatttgcagtatttatttcattttgttgaAGGCTGATACCTTAAAATGAGGGTCTTTTCAGTTATTAAGTGTAATAGTTGTGAGGCTTCTGGTGTTAAAGCCATTTGCCAAATTGGTTTtagatttagttttttttaccTTAAACCCTCTCTTCTGAGAGCAATATCATAAACTGAGACTAAAAGAATGTTATTGAAGTGAAACCTTGTTTGAGTCGTGTTCAAAAGAAATTACATTGTTTGGCagtataatgaaaataaaatgttcatattaataaacattagAAATTGTTGTCTTTATTGCAGAATGCATACAGGAAAATATCAAAACCTGAGTAGGGGGGCCCAAACATGTCTTCCTGGACACAGGGGGGGCCTTAGTTAAAAAATAGGTCGAGAACCACCAACCTGGGTTTCCACCCAGGATACACCGCAGGGTTTTGGGTGTATTTAGCCCCCGTTATGGGTTCTGTGCCTTTCGGAGGGTGACCTGCTGTCTCTTCTGGGCTCCTGACAGACTTGGATCCTTTCTCCACTGAGGAGCGGGAGGCTGTGTTTGTCAAGGAGGGCCAGGGGGCGGTGCTGCTGTGTGCTCCACCCCCACATCATCCAGGTGCTTCAACGTCGCGCTTCCTCATCTCCACAGGAAGCAGGATCTCCCCGGTTCACCCATGTATTTCTCTTCCTCAGCTGAGCTGTCATTCCGCTGGATGCTCAACGAGTTTCCGATCTTCATCCCCTTGGACAAGAGACGTTTCGTCTCCCAGACCACGGGAAACCTCTACATCTCCAAAGTGGACTCGACCGACTCGGGAAACTACTCCTGCTTTGTGTCCAGCCCGTCCATCTCCAAAAGTGTCTTCAGCAAGTTCATCCCACTGGTGCCAATAACAGAGCGTACGTGTCCTTCGTGGGCGGCCTCTGGGCtgcaccatcaccaccaccaagGTCGCTGGCATTCACAGATGGTACCACATCTCATGACCTTTGTTCCTGAAGTTTATATGTAACAGGCAGAACAAAACAGCCAGGAAATGGTAATAATATGTATTGACGTCACCACTCTGGCCTTCTGGGTGACATTCATGTGGAACATGCAAAAAACTTGGGCTGACGTGAACGTTTTAGATGAGGCTTGTTTGGTTCAGTATGGTGCACCTACACTGACCTGAAGGAGTAATGAAGCATGATTGTGAGATGTACACACAGGAGAAGCTTTTAATCAATAAGCCTCAAATCTAATTCACGGCTTGGTGTTTTCAGGCTacagtgatgtcatttccttcTCGATATCTTCAACCAGCCCATGCTCTCTTTTCTCAGGCCCAATCCGGAAGTATCCAGCAGACATTAAGGTTAAATATCCGGACACCTATGCTTTGGTGGGACAAAACGTGACACTGGAATGTTTCGCTCTAGGAAAGTAAGTTGGAGGGGCTGGATCATGCCTGATTGTTTCTGGTCACTGTATGGGTTCCCTCAGTGGGTGACTGGGAACATGCCAGCGTGTTTGCAGTCTCGCTAATCCGTATTTGAGATGATGCTTGATAAGCTCCTCCTCCCAGGGGCGGATGCAGCCTTTCCCGCTCACTGGCCACTGGCCACTGTGTTCAGTCCCATCCCAGAGGTCCGCTGGAGGAAGGAGGACGCGGAGATGCCCCCCCGCCTGCAGACCAGCATGGCGGGCGCCTTGCTGCACATCCCCAGTGTGCAGCTGAGTGACGAGGGCACCTACGACTGCGAGGCTCTCAACTCCAAAGGCAAAGACCGCCACAGGACCAGGCTGTACGTGGATGGTACGAGCACAGCCCCGCCgacgaccagcagggggcagtggtGAGGTACTGGGGAAGCTTCACGCTCCACCTACAGCCTTGACTGGCCCGGAACTGCCTGGAAAGACAACGTCCTTGCATACACCCGCAAAGCGTGACTCCTTAGCCTTCTAAGGATGAGGCCTCCCCAGCTGAACCGGAATTTTAGGGACAGACCTACCTGGCGTGAAATGCTGAGCCGTGTACGTCCCTAGGGGCTGGAGCTCACTTTGGATCGAAGTATCTGCTTATCAGCTGTCTAAACTACTAATTCTAAAACATGGTCTATAGTCAAAGTTTGAAACGTTCCATAAATACATTGAATTCCTATGAACatcagggtcatgtgaccaggacAAGCAGctaagagatggatggatggatgaataaatggatggatggatggatgggtgaggGACCTGTACAGCTCACGGTAGCTGTAGAGGTGCCCTGTGTATCTGGTATTCTTCTCCCCGGGGTTGGAGATTGATGGTGGTTCCTTCTGCTCTTTGGCCAGCTCACCCCGTGTGGGTGGAGCACATCGTCACCATGGAGAAGGACATCGGCAGTGAACTGACCATGTCGTGCGTGGCCACCGGCAAGCCCAAGCCTCACATCCGCTGGCTGAAGAATGGCGAGCCGGTAAGGAGCCGTATCCCCGTGAGGCTGCCCTTCCCAGTCTGCCCTTCCCAGTCTGCCCTTCCCAGTCTGCTGCCATGGAAACAGACCCAGACAAGTGCTTTCTGAAGAACCCCTGGACCGTTACTCGGTTTTCTGTGgtcctctgcctctccagctAATGGGCCAAGGGCCACCCAGCAGTCTGACTGGAATAACTGGGGGATAAAGGGAGACGCTGTTGTCCCTTTGATATATTGCGGGTGTGGCTTTGCAGCACGGCAGAGGGGAGCTGAAGTTCGACAGGTTGGCGCTGAGTGACTCCGCAATGTACCAGTGCATCGCAGAGAACAAGCACGGAGTCATCTACGCCAACGCCCAGCTGTATGTCATGGGTGAGTCACCCCTGGAGACCCCGGGGGCCACAGACGGGGCCCTAAAGGGGGGAATAGTTAGgatgacaggggccctaaaaaattaggaacttaattggattggtctgggttgggggcccagtTTGATATGCTGTTATGGGGCCTAAAATCTCTAGTGGTGCCCCATGTGACAGTTCAGGGAGGGGCTCTTGGGCGTGTCAGATTGTAGGCTCTGAACATTTCCCTGTGGTTAACAGCCAGTGTCCTTGTTAAAAACATGCAAGCTCTTGTTCCTTCCCGCAAGCTTGCTCTCCCTCGTTCGAGAAGAACCCCGTGAAGAAGGAGATCCTGGGCGCCAAGAATGGGCGGGTGGTGATAGAGTGTAAACCGCAGGCCGCCCCCCGAGCTCGACTGTCCTGGACCAAAGGCACCGAGCTGCTCTCCAACACGTCCAGGTGTGTCTGCTGGCCCATGCTGGCCTCCTAACCCCTGTGAGATAATGGACCAGTGCTTCTTAAAGGGCGTCTCTCCCAGCAGGAGCTGCATGCAGGTCTCGCTGGGTTTTAGTCCGCGTTATTCGTCATCATAATGGGGGATTTAAACCCCATTAATGTTGCATTTTGGCCTTCAGTTCAGCATACGCTTCCTCCGAGTGCAGAGTGAGGCTTTTTTGGACAGGGCCACCCTCCTGCCAGCGTGATGAATGATACCCCTCGTAATTCTGATGTCATACGCCAGGGAGTCTCTGTTTCCCGCTTCCTTTCCTTGTCATTTTTGATATTCCATGGTCACCCGTGACCTGCAGCCACTGCGTTTATGGGCCACCCCAGTCCTGCCCTAGACGGGCCACCTGCTGTGATGGCACTGATCTTTCCCTCCTTTTTGGGCAGAATCCGCATCTGGGAGGATGGCAGCCTAGAGATCCTCAACGTGTCCAAGGTGGACGAGGGGAAGTACAGCTGCTTCGCTGAAAACAACAGGGGCAAAGCCAACAGCACCGGGTCCCTGTCCATCACAGGTGGGCTTCGGACACGCCCCTCTGTCAGGCGGCCAATCAGGTGGCCTTCGTATTTACATAAAGAGCAGGGCTTAGGAAATAAGGAAATTAAATGTCAAAGTCTCAGACTGACCATTAGTATCAAACAGGCCAAATTAGATGTATGTAACATTTTACAAACCATCAAATGGGTAGATGTCTGTGTGGTTAGATACTTGGTGGGTAGATGTTTGGTGACTGAATGTTTGGTGGGTAGATGTTTATGTGACTATATGTTTGGTGGGTAGATGTTTATGTGAGTATATGTTTCGTGGGTAGATGTTTATGTGAGTATATGATGGGTGGGTAGATGTTTATGTGAGTATATGTTTGGTGGGTAGATGTTTATGTCAGTATATGTTTGGTGGGTAGATGTTTATGTGAGTATATGATGGGTGGGTAGATGTTTATGTCAGTATATGTTTGGTGGGTAGATGTTTATGTGAGTATATGATGGGTGGGTAGATGTTTATGTGAGTATATGATGGGTGGGTAGATGTTTATGTGAGTAGATGTTTGGTGGGTAGATGTTTATGTGAGTGGATGTTTGGTGGGTAGATGTTTATGTGAGTATGTTTGGTGGGAAGGTCTCTGCCACATCCTGTTTCACTGAAGCCTTCTGGCCCTGCTGTACTGCTGTCCAGTAAATATGCTTCATCtctcctgccccctgctggtcagttTGATGAAGTAACTAGATTAATTTGTCGTGACCCTTTTATTGCCCAAGAAATACGTAGaccatataataataataacaatgacaacaacaataataattcagATAAACATGATAAGCAGATGGCAGCGCAGTGGTGCagtgctgcctcacagcaagaaggttcTGGGTTGGGTCCTCGGGTAGGGTGTAGGACCTTTCCGTGTGGAGTTCACACGCTATCCCCTTGTTCGCGTTGGTGTCTGcagggggctccggtttcctcccacagtccaaaagtgtgcacgGTAGGTTCATTTGTGAAGTTGgacctgtgagtgtgtgtgccctgttgTGTTTTGGCTCCCgtccagggttggttcctgtcTGTGCccgttgttcccgggataggctctggtcccccTCACAACCCCAGTTAGGATTAAGTGATAAGCAGTTGGAGAATGACTGGACAGATGATGTGAAAAAGTCCTTGGTACTAGTCTGGCTTTATTACAACGGTTCATCGTGCCTAAGATATGAACTTTTaaaatttaatacatttaaaaaattaattttttaatcattGCTCAGTCCACAGCCCATCTAGGTATATTTGGAAATGGAGTGACCCTCTAGTGACTGAGACCAGCTGATTCTCATGACcgctgtgacctttgaccctgagGGCGGGCTGTGTCTTCCAGAGGCCACCAAGATCACGCTGGCCCCGTCCAACGCCGACGTGCAGGTGGGGGAGGACGCACGCATGCAGTGCGGAGCGTCACATGACTCCAGCCTGGACATCACATTCACCTGGGCGCTGGACGGCCACGTCATCGACTTCGACAGGGAGGCCGAGCATTACCAGCGCACGGTGCGGAGTCATGGCTAGTGTGTCATGCATTAAtattaatgtgttattcagtgtttcatttctgttctgtttctgtAATTCAGTGTGGCTTTACTTTAAAATATGGAATGCAGTTCAGGTTGAATGTACTGTACTTACCTAGATCTGTACTTACATGTAAAATGTACCTTTATTTGTGTAACTTATATGTCACACTTGCTGAACCTACTCAGGACGAATGGGCCTTCTCTGTTAGCATGTGTTATGTCCGGCGTGCATTTCTGTCACCTTTCAGTTATGGCACTCTGGGTCGGCACTCGCTTTGGGGCGGCAGATCTCTGTGACCTGCTTGCCTTTGATGGGCTAAAACAAGCCCTCTGTTTGTTAGAGAACAGGCAGCAGGGCCACTGCAATGGTCACATTCCTGACCATTACCGTCCCCTTAAAGGTCGCGGCCGCGTGGCCCACCAACCAGGAAGTCACATGATCTTTTGAGGCTTCTGAATGTCAGTTTACCACCAACGGCCGCCCACACAGCTCACAGCTATAGCATTTCTGACTGACGGCAGATAGGGTTTGTGTCTCCGGTAGCCACACTGGGGTCTCTCGCTTGTTCTGACTAAATCTCTGCCCAGAAATGGCGGCATATAAAAATAATGGGATGTGTACTGAACGTAAGCAATGGCGATGGGGTGATGGCAACTGACACAGGTGCCTGATGCCTGTCTA
The nucleotide sequence above comes from Paramormyrops kingsleyae isolate MSU_618 chromosome 3, PKINGS_0.4, whole genome shotgun sequence. Encoded proteins:
- the LOC111846173 gene encoding contactin-1a-like isoform X2: MAPPSLMTRDKSHAARSVSAPMTMWPALLFFLASFSSATSLYGEELKGCGDNSSSSGPVFEEQPADTIYPEESSEGQLLLHCRARASPPAAYKWLLNGQEIKLLEEPDEHYSLVGGSLQIRQPDRSRHAGNYKCMALNEYGSIVSRDAVVRFGYLDPFSTEEREAVFVKEGQGAVLLCAPPPHHPAELSFRWMLNEFPIFIPLDKRRFVSQTTGNLYISKVDSTDSGNYSCFVSSPSISKSVFSKFIPLVPITERPIRKYPADIKVKYPDTYALVGQNVTLECFALGNPIPEVRWRKEDAEMPPRLQTSMAGALLHIPSVQLSDEGTYDCEALNSKGKDRHRTRLYVDAHPVWVEHIVTMEKDIGSELTMSCVATGKPKPHIRWLKNGEPHGRGELKFDRLALSDSAMYQCIAENKHGVIYANAQLYVMACSPSFEKNPVKKEILGAKNGRVVIECKPQAAPRARLSWTKGTELLSNTSRIRIWEDGSLEILNVSKVDEGKYSCFAENNRGKANSTGSLSITEATKITLAPSNADVQVGEDARMQCGASHDSSLDITFTWALDGHVIDFDREAEHYQRTSRESSSELHIRNTRLKHAGRYICTAQTIVDNISASADLFVRGPPGPPLGIHVEDIKEKSVKLLWSRGPDNHSPISKYTIQAREASSANPDEWKDVSTWPPNVEGNEETVTVVDLIPWTEYEFRVIATNTLGTGDPSSPSPRITTLEAIPVVAPSDIGGGGNISRELVITWTPVKREYYYGPNFGYIIAFKPHYDSEWRKVTLADPEARQYIHKDPALPANTEFQVKVKAFNNKGEGPYSLTAIIYSPQDVPLERPANVVARTLSATEAIVVWLSGTQPGIEGYQVKYWKKHDDSETANQKVQVPATENQTRLENLLPNSHYVIEVQAYNTAGFGPPSNRYEIHTKKAPPSRPPRIIKKSFSRSVVNIAWEHVEPLANESTIKGYKVVYRQEGDVDEVLYTATNEHSIDLPLPKKGYSVVEVRALSEGGDGAVAQVRISGGAMLSAQPLGLAALLAVALCCLGL